From the genome of Streptomyces sp. SID8374:
CCCCGCAGGGGTCGGACCCCTGCACGTCGGCGACGAGGTCGCCGTCACCATCGAAGGCATCGGCACTCTCACCAACAAGGTGATCAAGCGTGGCTAACGCACCCGTACGCGTCCGTTTCTGTCCCTCCCCGACCGGCAACCCGCACGTGGGCCTGGTCCGCACGGCCCTGTTCAACTGGGCCTTCGCCCGGCACCACCAGGGCACCCTGGTCTTCCGGATCGAGGACACCGACGCCGCGCGCGACTCCGAGGAGTCCTACCAGCAGCTTCTCGACTCGATGCGCTGGCTGGGCCTGGACTGGGACGAGGGCCCCGAGATCGGCGGCCCGCACGCCCCCTACCGCCAGTCGCAGCGGATGGACCTGTACAAGGACGTCGCCGAGAAGCTGCTCGCCGCCGGGTACGCGTACGCCTGCTACTGCACCACCGAGGAGCTGGACACCCGCCGCGACGCCGCCCGCGCCGCAGGCCGCCCGTCCGGTTACGACGGCCACTGCCGCGACCTCACCGCCGAGCAGAAGGCGGCGTACGAGGCCGAGGGCCGCAGTTCGATCGTCCGCTTCCGGATGCCCGACGAGGCCATCACCTTCACCGACCTGGTCCGCGGCGACATCACCGTCCAGCCGGAGAACGTCCCGGACTACGGCATCGTCCGCGCCAACGGGGCCCCGCTCTACACCCTGGTCAACCCGGTCGACGACGCGCTGATGGAGATCACCCACGTCCTGCGCGGCGAGGACCTGCTCTCCTCCACCCCGCGCCAGATCGCCCTGTACCGGGCGCTCATCGAGCTGGGCATCGCCAAGGAGACCCCCGCCTTCGGCCACCTGCCGTACGTCATGGGCGAGGGCAACAAGAAGCTCTCCAAGCGCGACCCGCAGGCCTCCCTCAACCTCTACCGGGAGCGCGGCTTCCTCCCCGAGGGGCTGCTGAACTACCTGTCGCTGCTCGGCTGGTCGATCGCCGAGGACCGCGACATCTTCTCGGTGGACGAGCTGATCGCCGCGTTCGACATCAAGGACGTCAACGCCAACCCGGCCCGCTTCGACCTCAAGAAGGCCGAGCACATCAACGCCGAGCACATCCGCATGCTGGATGTGAAGGACTTCACCGAGGCCTGCGGCCCCTGGCTGAAGGCCCCGTTCGCGCCCTGGGCCCCGGAAGCCTTCGACGCGGACAAGTGGACGGCGATCGCCCCGTACGCCCAGACCCGCGTGACGGTGCTCTCCGACATCACCGACAACGTCGACTTCCTCTTCCTCGACGAGCCGGTCGAGGACGAGGCGTCCTGGACCAAGGCCATGAAGGGCGACCCGGCCGCGCTCCTGACCACCGCCCGCGCCAACCTGGAGGCGGCGGACTGGAGCGACGCGGAGTCCCTGAAGAACGCCGTGCTCACCGCCGGCGAGGCCCATGGCCTCAAGCTCGGCAAGGCCCAGGCCCCGGTCCGGGTCGCCGTGACCGGCCGCACCATCGGCCTGCCGCTCTTCGAGTCCCTGGAGATCCTGGGCCGCGAGAAGAGCCTGGCCCGCATCGACGCGGCGCTGGCCAAGCTGACCGCGTAAGCGCGCAGGACACCCCGGGGAGGGCCGCAGCCGACCGGCTGCGGCCCTCCCCGGCTTTCGCCGCTCCGAGGCCGCTCGCGGGCGGCTACCGTGGCGTACATGCCGATCCGCGCCGTGCTCTGGGACATCGACGACACGATCTTCGACTACGCGGGCGCCGACCGCACCGGGATGCGGCTGCACCTGGAGGGCGAGGGCCTGCCGGAGGCGTACGCGACGGTCGACGAGGCCCTCGACGTCTGGAAGGCGATCACCGTACGGCACTGGGCGCGCGTCGCCGCCGGGGAGACGGACTTCCTCGGGCAGCGCCGGGACCGGGTGCGGGAGTTCCTGTCGCGGGCCATGGAGGACGCCGAGGCCGACGCCTGGTTCGCCGGGCACCTGTCCCACTACGAGGCCGCCTGGACGCTCTTCCCGGACGTGCTCCCGGTCCTGGACCGGCTGGTGCCCGACTACCGGCACGCGATCCTCTCCAACTCCAGCACCGACCACCAGCACCGCAAGCTCACCGCGCTCGGCATCCGGGACCGGTTCGAGGCGATGGTCTGCGCCGTGGAGCTGGGCGTCTCCAAGCCGGAGGCCGGCGCCTTCCACGCGGCCTGCGAGCAGCTCGCGCTGGACCCGCACGAAGTGGCGTACGTGGGCGACGAGCCGGACATCGACGCCTCGGGCGCCGTCGCCGCCGGGCTGACCGGGATCTGGCTGGACCGGCGGGGGAGGGGCGGGAGGCCGGATCTCGTGACGATCACCGGGCTGGACCAGCTCCCCGCCCTGCTGGCGGGCCAAACCCGTTTTGGAGCGCCGGACACCTTCAGGTAATGTTCTTTCTGCGCCGCCCGAGCGGGCCGAAAGATCCGGCCGGGAAGCGCAGACAGAAGTGAAGCCCCCACCAGGGGTTGCATTTCAGTGGGCTATGGTGTAATTGGCAACACTACGGTTTCTGGTACCGTCATTCTAGGTTCGAGTCCTGGTAGCCCAGCGCAGTACCGAGCAGCACCAGCAGTATCCAGCAGGACAAGCCCCCGTTGTGTAGCGGCCTAGCACGCTGCCCTCTCACGGCAGTAGCGCCGGTTCGAATCCGGTCGGGGGTACAGATCCTTCCCGCGAGAACATCATGGGTCGCACCCATCGCTCTCGATGCAGGATCGCTAGGGCCCCCGTTGTGTAGCGGCCTAGCACGCTGCCCTCTCACGGCAGTAGCGCCGGTTCGAATCCGGTCGGGGGTACTTGTCACACCATGGGCTATGGTGTAATTGGCAACACTACGGTTTCTGGTACCGTCATTCTAGGTTCGAGTCCTGGTAGCCCAGCGCAAGTCAGCAGTAACCACGCCCCCGTTGTGTAGCGGCCTAGCACGCTGCCCTCTCACGGCAGTAGCGCCGGTTCGAATCCGGTCGGGGGTACAACAGAGCGGTACGGGAAGGCCCTTCACCTCGGTGGAGGGCCTTTTCGCTTCTCCGGGGCAGGGCGCCCCAGGTCAAGTCGCCTACGTCACAACGCTGTTGGCGCGAGCGGGCGGGCCCGGGAAAGAAAAGGGCCGCCACGGCGCTGGGGCGGCCTTCCGGAACAGGGGCAGAAGTGGTGCGGGCGGATGGTCAGCCCGTGCGGCGCAGGGCCTCGCTCAGGCGGGCGGCCGAGTCGATGACCGCCTGGGCGTGCATCCGGCCCGGGTGGCGGGTCAGCCTCTCGATCGGGCCGGAGACCGAGACGGCGGCGACCACCCGGTTCGAGGGGCCGCGGACCGGGGCCGAGACCGAGGCGACGCCCGGCTCCCGCTCACCGATCGACTGGGCCCAGCCCCGCCGCCGTACGCCGGAGAGCGCCGTCGCGGTGAACCGGGCGCCCTGGAGGCCGCGGTGCAGGCGCTCCGGCTCCTCCCAGGCCATCAGGATCTGGGCCGAGGAGCCGGCCTTCATGGTGAGCGTGGAGCCGACCGGCACCGTGTCCCGGAGTCCGGACAGCCGTTCCGCCGCCGCCACGCAGATGCGCATGTCGCCCTGCCGGCGGTAGAGCTGGGCGCTCTCGCCGGTGATGTCGCGCAGGTGGGTGAGCACCGGTCCGGCCGTGGCCAGCAGGCGGTCCTCGCCCGCCGCGGCCGCCAGTTCCGACAGCCGGGGGCCGAGGATGAAACGGCCCTGCATGTCCCTCGCCACCATCCGGTGGTGTTCCAGTGCCACGGCCAGACGGTGGGCCGTGGGCCGTGCGAGCCCGGTCGCCGCGACCAGCCCGGCGAGGGTGGCCGGACCGGACTCCAGGGCGCTCAATACCAGAGCTGCCTTGTCGAGAACGCCGACGCCGCTAGAGTTGTCCATACGACGATACTCCCGTCTCACTCTGTGAAACGCAAGTTCAATTTCCGGCGGAAGTTGCGAACCTGTACGGGCGGCCCCACAACGGCCCGTGGCCACCGCCCCGCAGGGGATCCGGACGGCGGCGTACCGAATCTCTAGTTGGGCCGGCGAAGACGCCGGCCGGAGGGAAAGCGATGGGTAGGACACTCGCGGAGAAGGTCTGGGACGACCACGTCGTCCGGCGCGCGGAGGGCGAGCCCGACCTCCTCTTCATCGATCTGCACCTGCTGCACGAGGTGACCAGCCCGCAGGCCTTCGACGGTCTGCGCCAGGCCGGACGCCCGGTGCGGCGCCTCGACCTCACCATCGCCACCGAGGACCACAACACCCCGACCCTCGACATCGACAAGCCGATCGCCGACCCGGTCTCCCGCGCCCAGCTGGAGACCCTGCGCAAGAACTGCGCGGACTTCGGCGTCCGGCTGCACCCGCTCGGTGACGTGGAGCAGGGCGTCGTGCACGTGGTCGGCCCCCAGCTGGGCCTGACCCAGCCCGGCACCACCGTGGTCTGCGGCGACTCCCACACCTCCACGCACGGGGCCTTCGGCGCGCTGGCGTTCGGCATCGGCACCAGCCAGGTGGAGCACGTCCTGGCCACCCAGACGCTGCCGCTGGCCCGCCCCAAGACCATGGCCATCACGGTCGACGGCGAACTGCCCGAGGACGTCACCGCCAAGGACCTGATCCTGGCGATCATCACCCGGATCGGCACCGGCGGCGGCCAGGGCTACATCCTCGAATACCGCGGCTCCGCCATCGAGAAGCTCTCGATGGAGGCCCGGATGACCATCTGCAACATGTCGATCGAGGCCGGCGCCCGCGCGGGCATGATCGCCCCGGACGAGACCACCTTCGCCTATCTGGAGGGCCGCGACGCCGCCCCCAAGGGCGAGGAGTGGGACGCCGCCGTCGCGTACTGGAAGACCCTGCGCTCCGACGACGACGCGGTGTTCGACGCCGAGGTCGTCATCGACGCCACCGAACTGGCCCCGTTCGTCACCTGGGGCACCAACCCCGGCCAGGGCGCGCCGCTCTCCGCGCACGTCCCCGACCCCGCTTCGTACGAGGACGCCTCGGAGCGCAACGCCGCCGAAAAGGCCCTGGAGTACATGGGGTTGACCGCCGGGCAGCCGCTGCGCGAGATCAGCGTGGACACCGTCTTCGTAGGTTCGTGCACCAACGGCCGCATCGAGGACCTGCGCAACGCCGCGGCGATCCTGGACGGCCGCAAAGTCGCCGACGGCGTACGGATGCTGGTCGTCCCGGGCTCCGTCCGGGTCGCGCTCCAGGCCGTCTCCGAGGGCCTGGACAAGGTCTTCACCGGTGCCGGCGCCGAATGGCGGCACGCGGGTTGCTCGATGTGCCTCGGTATGAACCCCGACCAGCTGGCCCCCGGCGAGCGTTCCGCCTCCACCTCGAACCGCAACTTCGAGGGGAGGCAGGGCAAGGGCGGCCGCACCCACCTGGTCTCGCCCCAGGTCGCCGCCGCCACCGCCGTACTGGGCCATCTGGCCTCGCCCGCCGACCTGTCCGACACCCGTACCCCCGCCGGAGTCGCATAGCCATGGAAGCCTTCACCACACACACCGGCCGGGCCGTCCCGCTGCGCCGCAGCAACGTCGACACCGACCAGATCATCCCCGCCCACTGGCTGAAGAAGGTCACCCGCGACGGGTTCGAGGACGGCCTCTTCGAAGCCTGGCGCAAGGACGCCGGCTTCGTCCTCAACCGCCCCGAGCGGCAGGGCGCCTCGGTCCTGGTGGCCGGCCCCGACTTCGGTACGGGCTCCTCCCGCGAACACGCGGTCTGGGCCTTGCAGAACTTCGGCTTCAAGACCGTCATCTCCTCCCGCTTCGCCGACATCTTCCGGGGCAACTCGCTGAAGAACGGCCTGCTGACCGTGGTCCTGGACCAGCAGGTCGTCGACGCCCTGTGGGAGCTGAGCGAGGCCGACCCGAGCGCCGAGATCACCGTCGACCTGGAGACCCGCCAGGTCCGCGCCGAGGGCATCACGGCCGACTTCGAGCTGGACGAGAACGCCCGCTGGCGACTGCTCAACGGCCTCGACGACATCAGCCTCACCCTTCAGAACGAAGCGGACATCGTGGCTTACGAGGCGGCCAGGCCGTCCCACAAACCGCGTACAATTGACGCCTGAGCAGCGCTTTTCCATGACTGCGCCCCCTGCCTCCGGGCAGGGGGCGCAGTCGCTTGTTGAGCCCCCCTCGGGCGACAACTCGCCCCAGATGGCACAATCGGTGCATGGAACGCGACAGCCAACTCAAGCTCTATGGCCAAGTCGCCGACCAGTTGAAGGAAGCGCACGCGAAGGTGCGTGCACTGCAAGTCCCGGAGAGCGTACGGATGGCGCTGTCCCGGAAGCTGCTGGTCGTCACGGCCGCGGCGAAGCACGATCTCCCGGACGCGGCAAGGCGTCTGGACCGGTTGATGAAGGACCTCGATGAGGGCCGATTCCCCGAAGGTGACTGACACGTGGAACTGCGCATCGGTCGACTTCGTTGCGGCACTAGGGTGATTAGCCCGTTTCGTGTTTGATTTGCGGTATATATCTGCCTAACGTGCGAAAAAGCCTGAACACTTTCGTTCCGGCAATGTCTCCGAAGGGGAAGACGTGAACAAGGCGCAGCTCGTAGAAGCGATTGCCGACAAGGTCGGCGGCCGCCAGCAGGCCGCAGACGCGGTCGACGCGGTACTCGACGCGATCGTCCGTGCCGTTGTCGCCGGGGACCGTGTCTCGGTCACCGGCTTCGGCTCGTTCGAGAAGGTCGACCGCCCCGCCCGGTACGCCCGCAACCCGCAGACGGGTGAGCGCGTCCGGGTCAAGAAGACCTCGGTGCCCCGCTTCCGCGCGGGTCAGGGGTTCAAGGACCTGGTGAGCGGCTCGAAGAAGCTCCCCAAGAACGACGTGGCCGTGAAGAAGGCCCCCAAGGGCAGCCTCTCGGGCGGATCTTCCGCCGCCCGTACGACGGTCAAGGCCGCCGCCGCCAAGAAGTCGGCCGCCAAGAAGGCCACGGCGAAGAAGACCACCGCCAAGAAGGCCGTGGCACCGGCGAAGAAGGCCACCGCCACCGCCAAGAAGGCCACCGCCAAGAAGGCGACCGCCACGGCGAAGAAGGCCACGCCGGCCGCGAAGAAGGCGACCGCCACGGCCAAGAAGGCCACCGCCACCGCCAAGAAGACCGCGCCCGCCAAGAAGGCCACGGCGAAGAAGGCGCCCGCGAAGAAGACCACGGCGCGCACCACCACGGCCAAGAAGGCCACCGCACGCAAGAAGTGAGACCGGGCAACCGCTCGCTTCGAGGAAACGCGCCGGGCCGGGCTCCCCTCCGGGGGAGCCCGGCCCGCGGGCTGTCCGGGGCCCGTTCGGCCCCTGTACGGTCCCGAACCCCCGTACGGTCTAGAACGTCTGTAGCGTCACCAGCGTGATCCGCAGGGCGGCCCCTTGGCCCTCGCCCTCGATCCGCACCCGCTGCCCCGGACGCAGCAGCAGCAGGCCGCCCGCGTCGAAGGCCGGGGCGTCGAACTCCACCGGGGTGCCGTCGTCCAGCAGCACACTGCCGGTCCGGGTCTCGGGGTCGTACGTGTACGAGGTCGCCTGCATGGGCGGCAGCCTATCGGTCCGGGGTGAGGGAGAGCGCGGGCCCGAGCCGCGCGGTGTACGGCCCCACTCCGAGGGCAAGCGCCACCTTCAGGTCCTCGCCCGTATCCACGTCCCGGCGCACCGAGTCGACCCCGGGCAGCGTTATTTCCACCGCGCCCGAAGCCAGATGCCGGGCGGCGGACGGGCCGCCGAAAGCCGGGCGCAATTCCGTGCCCCCGGCGCAGGACAGAAATGTCGTTCCGATTCCCGCCGCGTCCCGGAGAAATGCCCGGGGAAAAGCGGAGGCAAAATCGAGCACCCGAGCCAATTCGCCGGCGCGCAGGGCCGGCAGATCCGCGTTGAGAGCGGCCACCGGGAGGGCGGGTGCGGCAGCCCGCACCGAGCGCGCCCCGTACGCCAGCGCCGCGTTGAGCCCGGCCGCCGGGACGTCCGCCACGATCCGCGCGCCGAGCGCCGAAAGGGCCGCCCCGGCCGCCGTA
Proteins encoded in this window:
- the gltX gene encoding glutamate--tRNA ligase; amino-acid sequence: MANAPVRVRFCPSPTGNPHVGLVRTALFNWAFARHHQGTLVFRIEDTDAARDSEESYQQLLDSMRWLGLDWDEGPEIGGPHAPYRQSQRMDLYKDVAEKLLAAGYAYACYCTTEELDTRRDAARAAGRPSGYDGHCRDLTAEQKAAYEAEGRSSIVRFRMPDEAITFTDLVRGDITVQPENVPDYGIVRANGAPLYTLVNPVDDALMEITHVLRGEDLLSSTPRQIALYRALIELGIAKETPAFGHLPYVMGEGNKKLSKRDPQASLNLYRERGFLPEGLLNYLSLLGWSIAEDRDIFSVDELIAAFDIKDVNANPARFDLKKAEHINAEHIRMLDVKDFTEACGPWLKAPFAPWAPEAFDADKWTAIAPYAQTRVTVLSDITDNVDFLFLDEPVEDEASWTKAMKGDPAALLTTARANLEAADWSDAESLKNAVLTAGEAHGLKLGKAQAPVRVAVTGRTIGLPLFESLEILGREKSLARIDAALAKLTA
- a CDS encoding HAD family hydrolase, giving the protein MPIRAVLWDIDDTIFDYAGADRTGMRLHLEGEGLPEAYATVDEALDVWKAITVRHWARVAAGETDFLGQRRDRVREFLSRAMEDAEADAWFAGHLSHYEAAWTLFPDVLPVLDRLVPDYRHAILSNSSTDHQHRKLTALGIRDRFEAMVCAVELGVSKPEAGAFHAACEQLALDPHEVAYVGDEPDIDASGAVAAGLTGIWLDRRGRGGRPDLVTITGLDQLPALLAGQTRFGAPDTFR
- the ndgR gene encoding IclR family transcriptional regulator NdgR; the encoded protein is MDNSSGVGVLDKAALVLSALESGPATLAGLVAATGLARPTAHRLAVALEHHRMVARDMQGRFILGPRLSELAAAAGEDRLLATAGPVLTHLRDITGESAQLYRRQGDMRICVAAAERLSGLRDTVPVGSTLTMKAGSSAQILMAWEEPERLHRGLQGARFTATALSGVRRRGWAQSIGEREPGVASVSAPVRGPSNRVVAAVSVSGPIERLTRHPGRMHAQAVIDSAARLSEALRRTG
- the leuC gene encoding 3-isopropylmalate dehydratase large subunit, with the protein product MGRTLAEKVWDDHVVRRAEGEPDLLFIDLHLLHEVTSPQAFDGLRQAGRPVRRLDLTIATEDHNTPTLDIDKPIADPVSRAQLETLRKNCADFGVRLHPLGDVEQGVVHVVGPQLGLTQPGTTVVCGDSHTSTHGAFGALAFGIGTSQVEHVLATQTLPLARPKTMAITVDGELPEDVTAKDLILAIITRIGTGGGQGYILEYRGSAIEKLSMEARMTICNMSIEAGARAGMIAPDETTFAYLEGRDAAPKGEEWDAAVAYWKTLRSDDDAVFDAEVVIDATELAPFVTWGTNPGQGAPLSAHVPDPASYEDASERNAAEKALEYMGLTAGQPLREISVDTVFVGSCTNGRIEDLRNAAAILDGRKVADGVRMLVVPGSVRVALQAVSEGLDKVFTGAGAEWRHAGCSMCLGMNPDQLAPGERSASTSNRNFEGRQGKGGRTHLVSPQVAAATAVLGHLASPADLSDTRTPAGVA
- the leuD gene encoding 3-isopropylmalate dehydratase small subunit, whose translation is MEAFTTHTGRAVPLRRSNVDTDQIIPAHWLKKVTRDGFEDGLFEAWRKDAGFVLNRPERQGASVLVAGPDFGTGSSREHAVWALQNFGFKTVISSRFADIFRGNSLKNGLLTVVLDQQVVDALWELSEADPSAEITVDLETRQVRAEGITADFELDENARWRLLNGLDDISLTLQNEADIVAYEAARPSHKPRTIDA
- a CDS encoding HU family DNA-binding protein — its product is MNKAQLVEAIADKVGGRQQAADAVDAVLDAIVRAVVAGDRVSVTGFGSFEKVDRPARYARNPQTGERVRVKKTSVPRFRAGQGFKDLVSGSKKLPKNDVAVKKAPKGSLSGGSSAARTTVKAAAAKKSAAKKATAKKTTAKKAVAPAKKATATAKKATAKKATATAKKATPAAKKATATAKKATATAKKTAPAKKATAKKAPAKKTTARTTTAKKATARKK
- the cofC gene encoding 2-phospho-L-lactate guanylyltransferase, translating into MRTEGEIATNTDPAGLWSLVVPLKPLARAKSRLGRAAGEPARPRLALAFAQDTVAAALACVRVRDVVVVTDDTAAGAALSALGARIVADVPAAGLNAALAYGARSVRAAAPALPVAALNADLPALRAGELARVLDFASAFPRAFLRDAAGIGTTFLSCAGGTELRPAFGGPSAARHLASGAVEITLPGVDSVRRDVDTGEDLKVALALGVGPYTARLGPALSLTPDR